One Hevea brasiliensis isolate MT/VB/25A 57/8 chromosome 6, ASM3005281v1, whole genome shotgun sequence genomic window, TGGTGTCTTTGGTCATAAGCCATGGCAGAAGATTCAGGTCGGTGATGTGGTGAAAGTGGAAAAGGATCAGTTTTTCCCAGCTGATTTGCTTTTATTGTCCAGTAGTTATGAAGATGGGATTTGCTATGTGGAGACTATGAATTTGGATGGTGAGACAAACTTGAAGCCAAAGAGGGCTTTGGAGGTAACATTGCCTTTGGATGAAGATGAGACTTTCAAGGATTTTACAGGAACAATAAAATGTGAGGACCCAAATCCCAGTCTTTACACCTTCGTTGGTAATTTTGAGTATGATAGACAGGTTTATCCTCTTGATCCTAGTCAGATTCTCCTTAGAGATTCAAAGCTAAGGAATACAACTTTTGTGTATGGGGTTGTGGTATTCACTGGTTTTGACAGCAAAGTAATGCAGAACTCAACAAAGTCCCCTTCAAAGAGGAGCAAAATAGAAacaaaaatggacaaaattaTATATGTCCTTTTCAGCCTCCTTCTGGTGATCTCGTTGATAAGCTCAATTGGTTTTGCAGTGAAGATAAAGTTTCAAATGCCAGACTGGTGGTACATGCAACCCTCAAAACCTGAAAATTTATATGATCCTACAAGCCCTGGCAAGTCAGGTTTAGCCCATCTGATCACTGCTCTCATCCTTTATGGGTATTTAATACCCATCTCTCTCTATGTTTCAATTGAGGTTGTGAAAGTTTGTCAAGCAAAATTCATTGACGAAGACCTGAACATGTATGATGAAGAAACTGGCAATACTGCTCAAGCACGGACGTCAAACTTAAATGAGGAGTTGGGCCAAGTGGACACAATCCTCTCTGATAAAACCGGCACCTTGACCTGTAACCAGATGGATTTTTTGAAGTGTTCCATTGCTGGTACTGCATATGGTGTACGTTCCAGTGAAGTTGAACTTGCTGCAGCTAAACAGATGGCCATGGACCTTGAGGAGCAGGATGTAGAAATATCTAATTGTTCCAGGGATAAAAACCGTGCACATAATTCATGGGAGAATAGCAGTGGAGCATCAGAAATTGAACTGGAGACTGTCATTACTTCTAAAGATGAAAAGGATCAGAAATCAGCAATAAAGGGGTTTAGTTTTGAGGACAACCGTCTCATGGATGGGAATTGGCTGAAGGAGCCCAATACGGATGTCATTATATTATTCTTCCGGATATTAGCAGTTTGTCAGAGTGCTGTTCCTGAGCTGAATGAAGAGACTGGCATTTTCACATATGAAGCAGAATCTCCTGATGAAGGTGCTTTTCTTGTGGCTGCAAGAGAATTTggttttgaattttgtaaaagaACTCAGTCAAGTGTGATTGTCCGTGAAAAATATGCTCGCCCAGGACAACTTGTTGAAAGGTAAGGATGCGAATGAACAATTTATTCTTATTCAGTCTTTCAGTTCATCAGTCCTTAGTATTCTTTTTGTGTTAACATTTTGGCTTTCTTGGGAATCTTTCAGGGAGTTCAAAATTCTTAATTTGTTGGAATTTACTAGCAAAAGGAAGCGAATGTCTGTAATTGTGAGGGATGAGGATGGACAGATTCTACTCCTGTGCAAAGGTGCTGACAGGTTAGATtcccaaatatcttttaattttttttttaatatacataAAGTATGATAAATGAAGCAATTAGAACTTTCAGCATTTTTTAATCATTCTTTGCATTCTTGAGGTTCATTCCTTTTATCTCAATTAGACTGTCTCTACACCATAAGAAATCTGCCTTGCCCCTGCCCCCTTCCCATGGCACCAAAATAGAAAGGAACAGATTATAAAGTTTTTGCTTTTTTCACTACCATTCATCTCTTCTTTGCTTAAACTTTACAGTATCATTTTTGACCGGCTATCAAAGAATGGAAGAATGTATGAGGAAGTTACTACTAAGCACTTGAATGAATATGGAGAAGCTGGGTTACGCACATTGGCGCTTGCTTACAAGAAGCTTAATGAGTCCGAATATGATGCATGGAACAATGAGTTTACGAAAGCCAAAACTTCTATCAGTGCTGATCGAGATGGAATGCTTGAGCGAGTAGCAGATATGATGGAGAGGGAATTGATTCTTGTGGGTGCTACTGCTGTGGAGGACAAATTACAAAAAGGGGTACATAATATCATTGCCTTAGGATCATAATTGACACGCATTCATTTTGATCTGCTCCTACTGATTTTGAATTTTCCTCCAGGTACCCCAGTGCATTGATAAACTCGCACAAGCTGGTCTCAAGATATGGGTTTTGACAGGGGATAAGATGGAAACTGCAATCAATATAGGGTTGGTGTCTTGCAAATTATATACAATGATACTAGGTTCTTCTTAATGCATTATTATTTTGGGAATCTGAAAAAAGACCGGTATTTCCATGATGCAGATTTGCTTGTAGTTTGCTTCGACAGGGAATGAAACAGATTTGTGTTACAGTGACGAACTCAGATACGATAGCCCAAGATTCCAAACAGGTATATGCTACATGGCAAGGTAGTACAGGACTTTGTTCTCATGGAATTGTTTGTATTTGATGTTAAGACTTTGGTTGGTTTTTGTTGCCAAACAGGCTGCGAAAGAGAATATTTTGAATCAAATCACCAATGCATCTCGAATGATTAATCTAGAGAAGGATCCACATGCTGCATTTGCATTAATTATTGATGGGAAAACTCTGACTTTTGCTCTGGAGGATGATATGAAGCAGCATTTCTTGGAACTAGCAGTTGTTTGTGCATCTGTCATATGTTGTCGGGTCTCTCCCAAGCAGAAGGCACTGGTATGATCTTTTTTCCTTTCAAATTATCTTATTTGGACATGAATATCAAATTAGTAGTCCTTATCCATTCAGAActatatatgatttttttttggtTTCATTTTTTTAAACAGGTAACGAGGTTAGTGAAAGAAGGTACTGGAAGAACCACCTTAGCCATAGGCGATGGTGCAAATGATGTTGGAATGATTCAAGAAGCTGATATTGGTGTTGGCATCAGTGGGGTGGAAGGTATGCAGGTCAGTAAAGTATCTGTTTCCTGCATGAAGCATCCATATAATAGCAATTTTACCTTTCCCCCACTTTTAACTTTCCCCTACTTTTAACTCTCTTATTTTTTTAACACTAGGAATTCAATCCGTCTCTTGTATACTGTAAATAAAGTTTCTTCATTCCCCTTTCTATTATATAGTTTTATTACTCTTAATGTCTGAACCTCTTgagataaatttcaacaactgttcctgaacttatatagttataacattacagtcctttaactttcaaatgtaacataaaaccccctaaactttcaaattttgtacagtaaaatccctctgactttcaattactgatttttcagttagaaactaatGTGAATAGCTCCCTTATGgcgcttagtcaacatttctctcttttctcttatgcaaagtgtaaaattattctctttacgcatgaaaagttattctatctatagagagaaaaatgatttaatttgcaCATGGctcgagagagaaaagagaaatactgactaagcttcATGCTGGAACTGTTCAGTTCAACATCTAACAGAAAAACTAGTAATTAGacgttagagggattttactgtgcaaaatttaaaagttgatggggttttatgttacatttttaagttgagggactgtaatattacaactagataagtttagggacagttgtcaaaatttatccgaaCCTCTTgtggtatataattaaataaggTAAGACAAAAGAAGCATCATGGTTTTTCTGCCATGTTAGGGTGGGGCTCAAGTATGATGATGTATCAAAATATCATGCTTAAGCTATACCCATGTTAAAGGACATTATCCCTGAAGTATTCTATCATTTTTGGATAGTTTGTTGAGTTAATTATTCCAACCCCCCCCTCCCCACAAACAaaacttaactcaactcaactaagcttttatcctaaaaatttggggttggctatatggattcgctttctctactctaaacgattttgggttaaatccttagaaatgtgtaatgcttctaggtcatattgtactactcttctccaagtcttcccccccccccccctcaaaaaaaaaaaaaaatcaatatgttTTTTGATATTCCATTGAAGCTTACTGAACTTGAAAATTCATTTACAGGCAGTGATGGCCAGTGATTTTTCAATTTCCCAGTTTCGGTTCTTGGAAAGACTTCTGGTAGTGCATGGACACTGGTGCTATAAGAGAATTGCTCAGATGGTAATAGCCAATCAATAGCAATCTTGATTATGTCATGAATTCAATATGATAGCATCCACTGCATGGACACATACGCAGATGCATAAACACAATTAGGCACTGATGTTCTGCATAAATGCACATGGTTGGTTAATCTTTACTTAAATCCGGATGTTTGGCTTGCAGATTTGCTATTTCTTCTACAAAAATATAGCATTTGGTCTCACCCTGTTCTACTTTGAGGCATTCACGGCCTTTTCTGGGCAATCAATTTACGATGACTGGTACATGCTATTGTTTAATGTCGTTCTTACCTCCCTGCCTGTTATTTCACTTGGAGTTTTTGAACAAGATGTTTCTTCTGAGGTCTGCCTACAGGTTAGTCCTATTAAGTACACCTTTAGTAGTATTTTGATCCAAGTACTAGTTGTTGATGCTATTTTACTTGTACTAATATTCACATCACATCATACCTTTTTGCAGTTCCCAGCACTGTATCAGCAAGGACCCAAAAATTTGTTCTTTGACTGGTATAGAATACTGGGATGGATGGGCAATGGTCTCTATTCCTCCCTAGTTATTTTCTTCCTCAATCTTGTTATCCTGTTTGACCAACCGTTTCGAGCTGGAGGTCAAACTGCTGATATGTCTGCTGTGGGCACAACTATGTTCTCTTGCATCATATGTGCTGTCAACTGCCAGATTGCACTTACAATGAGCCACTTCACATGGATTCAACATCTTTTTGTCTGGGGAAGCATTGCCGCTTGGTTCTTGTTTCTCCTACTTTATGGGATGGTATCTCCTATATATTCTGGGAATGCGTACCATATCTTAGTTGAAGCTCTTGGACCAGCACCTATATATTGGTGTTCCATCATCTTGGTAACAGTTGCATGTAATTTGCCTTACCTGGCTCACATATCATTCCAAAGATGTATACATCCAATGGATCACCATATTATCCAAGAAATCAAGTACTATAGGAAGGATGTTGAGGATCAACACATGTGGAGAAGAGAGCGGTCGAAGGCAAGACAAGAAACCAAGATTGGTTTCTCAGCAAGGGTGGACGCAAAGATCAGGCAGTTAAAAGGGAAGTTGCAGAAGAAGCATTCAACCTTAGTAACACAAAGTTATGCATCTTCCCCATCATAACCTTGTCCAAtaattttttcatttctttttcttttttgggaAAGTTTTTAGGGTTCTTAGCAGTTTGCAGTTTTCTATCATGGCCCTTGTAACGATTCATTTTGCAGTGATTTTTTATGTGGTTAAGTGGGATTGATTCAAGTCCCATTCATTATACAGAAGCATTCGAGCCGTTGTACCATGTACACTACCAATATAACGTTTCAGAAGTTTGACAGCTTGTGAAAATAGTtcatatatatagcatttttactATTCTTtggaaaaaatattatttaatcccTCAATTTTTAATGAATCTATTTAGTCCCTCTATATTTTTACTCTTTAATCACTCTAATCATCcggttcttataatttgaaaaatataaatatataatcccTATAACTactaaattttgaattatttaattttcataataataatttCTCTCCTTTAATTACATTGAGTAACAGAAAATTTGAAGGATAGATTAAAGAGTAGATAGAGCAaaaaaaatatagagattaactcatgtattttttaaatataaaaattaaataattaattttattaagataAAAAGATTAATAAGTAATTTTTCATTATTCCCTTTTCCTTTGTCAATTTTTTACTTGGTCATCTCCTTTGAATGTGCTACTAAAAGTCAAATATAATAGAATTGACATTCAAATTGTATTAAAAAAACTAGTATAATACATATGCAGAGATCAGTCTATTATTTCAATAAGTTGATTTTGTGGTCGAAGGGATGGGATATTGAATGATTCTGATCTAATTCAATATCAACTTTAATCAATTCGCTTTTTATTGATTTCAATTTCAaattgaatcaatttaatttctatttcTAACCTAATTGTGTCCAATCTA contains:
- the LOC110642302 gene encoding probable phospholipid-transporting ATPase 4, producing the protein MARGRIRARLRRSHFHPFSCMRPRTEDDEGPHPIEGPGYSRFVHCNQPRMHWKKPLKYCSNYISTTKYNVVTFLPKALFEQFRRVANIYFLLAAILSLTPVAPFSAVSMIFPLAFVVGISMAKEALEDWRRFMQDMKVNTRKASVHVADGVFGHKPWQKIQVGDVVKVEKDQFFPADLLLLSSSYEDGICYVETMNLDGETNLKPKRALEVTLPLDEDETFKDFTGTIKCEDPNPSLYTFVGNFEYDRQVYPLDPSQILLRDSKLRNTTFVYGVVVFTGFDSKVMQNSTKSPSKRSKIETKMDKIIYVLFSLLLVISLISSIGFAVKIKFQMPDWWYMQPSKPENLYDPTSPGKSGLAHLITALILYGYLIPISLYVSIEVVKVCQAKFIDEDLNMYDEETGNTAQARTSNLNEELGQVDTILSDKTGTLTCNQMDFLKCSIAGTAYGVRSSEVELAAAKQMAMDLEEQDVEISNCSRDKNRAHNSWENSSGASEIELETVITSKDEKDQKSAIKGFSFEDNRLMDGNWLKEPNTDVIILFFRILAVCQSAVPELNEETGIFTYEAESPDEGAFLVAAREFGFEFCKRTQSSVIVREKYARPGQLVEREFKILNLLEFTSKRKRMSVIVRDEDGQILLLCKGADSIIFDRLSKNGRMYEEVTTKHLNEYGEAGLRTLALAYKKLNESEYDAWNNEFTKAKTSISADRDGMLERVADMMERELILVGATAVEDKLQKGVPQCIDKLAQAGLKIWVLTGDKMETAINIGFACSLLRQGMKQICVTVTNSDTIAQDSKQAAKENILNQITNASRMINLEKDPHAAFALIIDGKTLTFALEDDMKQHFLELAVVCASVICCRVSPKQKALVTRLVKEGTGRTTLAIGDGANDVGMIQEADIGVGISGVEGMQAVMASDFSISQFRFLERLLVVHGHWCYKRIAQMICYFFYKNIAFGLTLFYFEAFTAFSGQSIYDDWYMLLFNVVLTSLPVISLGVFEQDVSSEVCLQFPALYQQGPKNLFFDWYRILGWMGNGLYSSLVIFFLNLVILFDQPFRAGGQTADMSAVGTTMFSCIICAVNCQIALTMSHFTWIQHLFVWGSIAAWFLFLLLYGMVSPIYSGNAYHILVEALGPAPIYWCSIILVTVACNLPYLAHISFQRCIHPMDHHIIQEIKYYRKDVEDQHMWRRERSKARQETKIGFSARVDAKIRQLKGKLQKKHSTLVTQSYASSPS